ATTTTGGATGGattcttctcttcttcttttccTGGACCTGTCTCCATCTTTGGTTAGCCTGAAGAACTCGACGCTATACCTTAGTGAAGATTTGtaactacgtaatcgataaaaaaaagctGGGGTGAAAGCTAAAAGGGTGTTAAATagtgctctaaccaggttgcttttctaacaattttaaatgacaatgtaataacaaagatggtgataacaaaaataacaccccgctaagttcgttgtgggcatattcttagaccagggctcgtttcgcatactcgtagctttagttttaagtttacgaatatggttatcgccgtcatctcactatcgtgttttaacaaatttctCATGTAATGCACGCATCGTTATTGTCACCTATGGGCCTGCTCAAATaaggatatttttgacttcgacttcgactattatatttttgacttcgactATTATAGCCTTGGTTACCCGCCgagaatttatctttttataggcaaaataatatttagagtcAAGTTGttccaaattttatcaattacatACAAGCGTAGAAAAACACTAATTTTTCCTCTCTATATAGTATTTAATACCTATACCAGCTATAACGCCCTTATGCAGAGAGATTCAAAACTTTAAccttagaaaataaaacaaataaaacttgttAAAAACAGATATAGAATcgataaaatttgtaatgaCGATGCAGACTTCAAAGATCGCTCGACTAAAGCCGCGATTTACGATCGAAAAACTTTTCTCATTAGGCTCACGAGGTATATCATATTGAAGCCGTACAAGATTAAAGTACGAGTGCCTACTTAAAATACGATTTCATTCATAAACTGATAACTTTTTCTAGTaacatattttttgacaatacgtacattgccatctagccccaaagtaagcgtagcttgtattatgggtactaaaatgactgaaatgatgaatacttttatgaataatatacataaaattacagataaacacccagacactgataatacattcaagttcatcacacaaacattttgcagttgtgcgtattgccatattttttaaataccataGCCATAGTtcgaggtgcgcgctgggattcgaactccgacctctgaaagtgaagtcgagctcctacccaatgcgctatcactgctcCCTTCGTAATACAGTaagtattatttacttaggACTCGCCGTCCCTGCCGTAGAAAGTAGGTGAAGTACCTGATTATCTTCGTTAGTTACACTTTGTCAGAAACTGATTTCATCCGTGCGAGTGATATAGGATATCAAAGGGAAATATAAAAGCTCTCGAGTCTTACGAGTTATACGAATATGTATGCATATTGTTGGTGAATATTAAATCTTTTCAATATGTCAGCCTATCTCCAAAATTGAAGATTTCATATTTTGGGTGCTTAAGTTTATGCACAGTTTCATAAAGGAAAACACGTTAACCCGTCGGTCCCattactaacatgtgataacTGTGATAAGTAATACTTAATCACAgaacccgccaacccgcataggaccagcgtggtgggaaCATGCTCTTATTCCCTTTCTCCTTTATGAAAGGAGGCTTGTGGCTTGTGGCTTGTATACATATGagaagttatattattatgtttataattcaaatataaaaatattagtacatACTAAATAACTTAACAAATCATCAATGATATAATTTATACACTCTAATAACTCGCTTTATCTATAAAATGACCtctcaaatttaaatacaaatattctttattcataaagGGTTTGCAACTTCGTTCTCCACAAGTcaactcttttattttattcgttatATAGGAACCTACGTTCTTTCCTACCCTTAAGAGATAGGTATTCGGTTGTTCACAAATGGGTATACCTACCAACCGAATAGGTAGTATACCGTATACCTAATACCTCTAATTTTTGGGTGTGTTTCCAGCCCATCTTGCTAATGGTATCGCGTGTTTCACTAAACATCACCCAGTGCTACATGTACAGAATTatgaacacacagaaaccgtgtaccgTGTAAGACTcttattgaagcatcaaaaatcactccacttttgtagtgtttctcgaacaaacggttagtcgtatatttaacatttagcagttgaaagtgaATATTTAACACAGAACTTCTTACTGAAAAGACTTCAGCGCAGTGGTCGCTAATATGATAGTATTCTTAGAATAAAATTGAGGTAGATTATAATTGGACACTACAACCGAAAAAAAAGTCACGGAATCGGTGTTACGAAAAGTCAGCTGCgaacattatttatatgaaatccTATAATCAAAggcaatcttttttttaatcttcgaTGAGACGGGTCGCTAGGAATATTATATTACGTTTGATGGACCTTTGTGGTCCGAATTTGGGCTTCTCTTTGCCTCTGTACCTTAATTCCGGGCTGTGATAAAAATgcaagagaaaaataaataaatctaattggTCAATCGTAAAccttctatatttataaaaggcaaaggtgactgactgactgactgatctatcaacgcacagctctaatcCCTTGACAGAtcaggctgaaattttgcacacagatagttacaATGTAGGTCTcctccgctaagaaaggatttttgaaaattccaaccctcaCGAGGGTttaatgggggatgaaagtttatataaaatccttcatttataaatattttttttctattttattttatgaaactttgattttaggttttcgattaaaaatgaagaaatacatgtttcacacttttttttaaatccaacttcagtttctgattttttaagaattttacgttcatatttctctattagcagcaagacattttttttaaacctttgtagttaaaatttaccaaatcaaaaattgaacttaacgtgagcgaagtcgcgggcaaaagctagtatactTTATAATCTGAATCTTGGAAACGGCTTCCTCGATTTCATGAAATTCTGTACTAATTCTGTAGAGCGTTTTGGGGACGATAAATCTTTTTAGCCAGGTTTGATTTTTAGAAAACGCCGTTTTATCAGTGTTTTCAGACAGTGAAAGACTAATATCATGCGAATACGAAGGTAAAGTTCGCCACCATATACAAGGTCGGAAATAGCAAGGGGGAAATCCGGCGGCCCCGAAACCAGAAAACTGAGGTTTTCTGGTTTcgagttttttttccattttccactcGTTTTTTCCGATTAACCACAGAGCAATACCGGCAAGGCTCGGTCAGCCAGatcttgatatttaaataaaatatatatacatgtaaaaaaacctCAAGGTTCGTAAAGCTCATCTGTGATTAGAGGAGAAGTGGCTTAAAAGAGCCAGTTTACTAACCGGagcaaaataatttacttttatgaatacTTTTAATGTACACCACAGAACACTAAGTACAATttggctgccttatcgctatatagcgaccTGTTCCAGCcaaccaaaggcatacgagAAAATTCTATAGATAAttggtaggtggtacaacatatatataagtaagatttttttaattaaacaatggggatttttttgctttaattattgttaagttattaaaaagggTTCTTTCATACGAATAAACAATTTCTGTAcagtaaaatatcaaaaaaaaaacaagttcaaTGAAGAGAAAATCCTTTATATTTAGAGCCAAAATATTTGACTTGTTGTGCTGTTGGTTTCGGCTGACTATCAAATGTATGTGAGTGACTGGAAATCATTGTTGCCACTTAAACGtgaaataaccaaaaaaatcCATTCATAAAATactcatcatcaacccattagaaGGCCTAaccttctcagaatgagaaggctttaggccgtagtctaccacgcgggccaagtgcggatcggtggactttacacgccattgagaacatactggagaactcttaagcatgcaggtttcctcatgtttttttttcttcaccgtttttagcaagtaatatttaaataggtttaaagacatttattcccataaaaagacctaagtcactgaCATAGGAAACTACTAActaaattttctataataaattaataagtacacttcgccattagactaaactaaattcaattttactattttctactcattcaatgtattcgtctttaaatttattggtattacttaatatataagaagctaatttagttttgaatacattgaatgagtttacattttttataagtaggtacaggtattttgttataaaatttggcgccttcaaatGTAAGGGATtctttaccataatttgttctagttctaggtaaggtaaggaaactggctcgacgagttatatttttcttttttgtgaaagtgatattagtgtATTAGTGagattgttttgtttgttgattttctaataaagatgcacgtgctatacacctatatataattgatgaatgctcattattttagtatcactatagatttttttggtggaagttcgaaaaggatattgttaataaactactaaattaatgtaaactttACTTATAAGTACTACTAAGTTAATGCAACTCGCTCTTGCAAAACCTGGCTCCTTCACGCCACTTCTCCCCTACTCTTTCAAAAGGTGGCGCGTCACGTCTTATTACACTGACGGGAAATTAAAAGGGAATGAAATCTTGACGACTTTATTATTCGAGTTTTCTATTGATGGGGCTTGAATAAAATATGCCTTACCTATAGTAATtccgaatatatatatattctaacaccgattgaatataaataactaaggTGTTAGTTTAAGATAACGTTTaaaggtatataaataattatgaaagatATTgatagttgacggccgattggtgagttcgattcctacaactgaaaaatttttgtatgttgaacatgaatggttttcagtgtctgggtttttatctgtatattataagaactatttatgtatattattaattaaattatcatcagtcatcttagtacccataacacaagctacgcttactttggggctagatggttatGTATGTACTGTCGTAgaaggtatatttattattagaattatttttgtaaaggaCATGTATAAAAAccattggtgccaattctgttgtacacaaaacgCTAAactgtaggtacttaataaatgCTCTACatgtagtgctgtccttttcacatTGTTCCTTGTGGACAGGGATAGCACTATTTTCAGACTAGTGTTGGGGATCGCGGGCatggaaattaattaataacatcgTTTTTACTTACCTTTTATATTTGATCCAATATCGGTTTCGTCTTACAAATACTTGTTACAAAATGAATAATTACAAAGTAATGCTTCAACAGATACCGTTTACAATGATGGCAACAAAACAaactaataataacattttaagatattagtttccggtgaattattttacaaactatGTGGTTATTGATCTATTAggaaaaacgtgtgtgtacttatgtacacgcgttagaagttctacttctttggcgtaacaagataaaaaagtttgtagtgtatttaaatatcacaaaaatattatttctacataataaacataattaaattgggAATAagtactaatagactcattatcggacaattaagtttcactcaacattaaaatttgagacttttgtacaattgaatcaattaaatcaccggaatgagcccgcagacctcgacaattgaaagtgtactctgttaaaccttatagctaacttcatggtgtcggttttttgtgatggTGTGCGTTAGCATCGTTTACTCACATCATTTTTCCGTAACGCgcccaaagaagtataacttcaaaaataattaatatttagagaTTAGAGTTATAACAAATTAGAAAAAGCTATATAATCGCATTATAATATCAATGAATCTTGTAGTAACGTCACAAGATTTTATATGACGCAGCGTAGGTAATACTTTATTCAAGTAACACCAGTTCTAGTCTAGTTTACAGATTGCTGTACCGTGTTCTGtgtcatatttatatttgtatggataGTATTGATTTCGGTAAGCAGGTAGAGATGATAGTTATGAAATGTTTCCAAGAACGTCTTTGTTGCTGTCACGACCCTTATCAAAAGAAAATACGAATTCAATGTAATCTCTCGCCAAAACACTGGTGATTGCTATTAAACTTTGACAATTGCCGTTTCtgaaataaactgtaaacattTTTATCGCTTGAAAACTAGGTCATTGTAACTGTGTCTACAGGCATAAAATCACTGCCTACTCTTTAGATTATTACAATGTATTAGTAGCAGTAGAGTTATTCTGGAAAAGTAGTGACAGAGTTCTTCTGGAAAAGTGTTCCATGTTTATTTCAGCCGCTAAGCAGCTGTgtgccggtctgaagggcgtgactGTCAGTGTAAATATAGACTTgacacctacacctcaggttcTTGGATACATCATACAAGGCGGCATTTTGTGAGAGGAGTTCCCGGCATGCCCTGCgagcagtggcatgcacttcatgtATGCACAAAAGCCATGGTgacccaaatttttttaaaatactttttcacCTGGTATGGTAGGAGGGTTTTACCACTTTTCTTGGAATTTCTTGCTCTACGCCTATCCCGGacaaaaatcctgtgcacgacTCGACCTACGAGGTGCTGCTTTATGTAGAGGGTTGGTTTTCAAggtcttaccaccaggtgggccatctgcttaatTCATACTCGTGCCTCGAAGAGTACGTTCAGAAATCGGTCCCGGCTACCATAGctataactttaatttttatacatacctaatacctatatattaggttggggaagaagtttcttcgcattttttaagaaaatttaaaacattttttaataatgtttatttacatttaactagagtatgtaggtacgtaCCATTTTTTTCGATAACAAtccttttatttaaactttaaacagagatgtacctaagtaggtatatactgTCGTTTATTATACCATGCCGCGTAATTAACACTGTTACGTAAGTGCTGAAAATAATTCATAAGCGTTTATATAGAACAATACCCTGTCAGCGTAAATAACTTTGTGAACTACTTACTTAACTATCGGAAaggtacttaggtatattaatttGAAGAGCAGgaggtatattataattacttatttttttattaagagcactaacttTTGTGTTTCGCACATATACTTACGTAAAATAGTCGCTTtttttccgagatgggattatataattaagttgtAATTATTAGCTAttattaatccctactaatattataaatatgtcaatataagtttgtttgttacgctttcacgcaaaaacttcttaaccgatcctcatgaaacttaatacacatattcttggaagtgttagaattactatacattaagctcggttccttttggagaggggatgagtttttgacgattttacacaataactccgacaaattataaccgatataaataattatttttgtactatagagtttataatatgtgtttaattttgcccaaactgtggttggagatagaggacagaactcctcagcggacagcagcaaacccctcaaatgccacatcaaaaaacaaaatcaaacgcagacgaagtcgcgggcaacagctagttatattatattaagttcattatattcatattaaaatcaaatatgaatatgatgcattaaatatcatcatcatcggcaacaaaagcctataaaagtccactgctggcctCCGCCAGCGGGTGGGTGTGTCTATAATCACCACTCTGGGAGGACTGGTTGGTAATCGCAGAAGACGATAGTAAACAATATGCAAAGAATCAAGAAGATACAGAACCGtgttccctactaatattgaagcatcaaaatccactccactttagaattgTTTCCCAAACAAACGGTtcgtcacttcataccatttagcattgtaaagtaattattttacctctaatgtcctTAACGTTTACCATTAAATGGGATCAAATGGGAAAATTAGATAACGTCTGTGAGCCAGCAACATTTCGCgcgtgtaaagtgagacgtgcgcgggcgTTCAACTGTTATTGACACATAGCACTGCACGCAATGTtgtctgaatgagggttctgtatgttttgaaTTCTGAGGTGCATTGCCGATAATCTGTTTGTTTCGGAGtgtaaagattaaagaaattataacttacaccGTACTTACCTATAACTTACGATACTCCtagcggagaatagcaaattaagcctaaatatcattgtatatcattaaattccgcaaagtacttacttaacgtctgcttctatcctataaaacagaattggcacaggtgacaatttaaaatataaaagcggaaataataattactgacGTAAACACTAACCTTGAAAGCGGGATAAAAGTGAACTAAGGCGCATTCAAAATGTGGAATCCGAACCTAGACAATCGACAAATGGAGAAGAGGGTCGTTGTGGGAAGAGTTCGGCCAACGTGGGCGCGAAATCTACCGGAAGTGAGAGACGATGATGACAAAAGCGAGGATCTTGGTGCTATGCCTCATAGTGATCCGCCCTCGCCCAGTGAGCATTGGGACCAGCATGGGAAGCCAGATGAGAAATATGATGTTTTTGGAAAGGtgggtaatattttttatctcttcaagttattattaaatactttaccGCAATTGTCTTGTCTTGTGGCAAATTGATGAtgcatgtggtgtacaaataaagagttaaataaataataaccagttataaataaaaaaacaaaattcaatattgatatttcaattttttgaaattttcgttataacaacaaataaactaaaaaacggAGTACCTTGTGCAACAGACATGATTTGTTTgccgtttttataaataactagcgttCACAGCCCGTttcgctgggctagattttgctttattttatttaaacaataagcttacatcataaaaattttaatttaagtctcataataagtaggtatattaaataatttattaatctccgtattcattcattcactccgtattatctacacccatgttcccccaacaatagaatatcatcatagtaaataaaatctgtatttgacagtttgacagttcaaaaataggagtgctccgatcgtcaccaaactttacaggattactcaccaggtcaatccggagattccctgaaagtttcattgaaatcggtccagccgtttcggagcctatacgaaacataccccaagctttctcttttatttttataataaataatagtacgGAATCCATCGTTTGCGAGTCCTACTCGCACATTGCCGGTTTTTTATAAGCATGTATGTCTGAAGTCAGAACCTATGTACAAATTTCATGTAGATAGCTAAGTTGATATCCTGTATTTTACAGGTGATGCTGCTAGGCGACAGCGGTGTGGGGAAGACTTGCATGCTCGTTCGCTTCCGGGACGGAACCTTCCTCGCGGGGAATTACATTTCCACCGTTGGAATTGACTTCCGGGTATACCAACCTAACTAAAGACAATCGTCTTTTTTTTGTGAAACAAGGAGACGAAGGAAATACCAATATTCATCCTACCAGAAATATGTGCACCGATTTGACATATTGTGTACATATTATGTAGTGTATTATGTAGTGCCATATTATGTAGTGTTTCAGAAAATAGGATCTTTGAGGTTTTGGGATTCAATCAAATAGATAGCCAAATGCGTAGCTAGCCTCCAGCTAGTTACGCATTTCAAaacgaaatacaaaaagaaaacggTCTATAGGTCTAAGCTAAAACACTGTTTCATACGTACCTATCTACCCATATGAGGTATGGGGTATCTACCTACAACCTAAAATATTTTCGATTCTTTTTGGATCTGTGAAAGTTTATGGCACGAGGGATTTTTTTGAATTGCGCAATTAACGCCGCTTCTATCCAGTAATCTAGCTACCTCTTACTCATGtattgtacataaattaaaactcTTTTGTCGAATTACTACGAATGCATCATTTTTTCTCGTAACAAATTTTCTCTGTTCCAAAGATCATCCCAAATTAGGTAGATTCTTGCTTGGCTGCTATACCTATTTCTTATAGATTGAAGGTTttgaggaaaaaataaaaactataagaaACATTAGCAATAAAGCACTTAGTTATTCATTCACACGTAATATTTTATTCGTTCTTTAgttcaaatgtaaaaaaaaaaaccaaatggtCGTCAAGGGTTCCGAGTTCAAACGGGCCAGTCACGGGGATACGCGTCGGTCCGCCGCTACGCCATTGGTGTTTAAGTTTGGCGCGCTTTTTCCGTTCCCGCCCCCTAACCGTGACAGCTGTGATTGAATCGGCTCCTCCACTGAGTGATTTATAGCACGGTGGtcggttttttgtttattttttgctaTTTGATTTATGGCATCTGGTGCGGATACAATTAACACGTGAACCATGATAATTCAGGTCCATAATGTTAAGCTTTTTTTTCTACATGTATAGAAAGGTATTGGTAATTATAATTGtacgaaatattattataatctgtaaaatatacctacttacgaaTGCATCATTACAtacagataacaaataaatttcatataatCTACCTACGTAGGTATTTAACGAGTTGTATTTTGTGATAGCATATTTTCTtcttgttaatttaaatttaaatttgtaattttgaacTGTATTAAATCATGCTTTGTTCTGCCTATGTTATTTAtgcttatattaaaatgttgttcTTGCTTAAGCTCACGCTTTTTCATACCGTTACTCATTGATAATACAGCTAACGCCATCTGTTGCAGAATAAAGTAGTGACTGTAGATGGCATCAAGGTAAAGCTTCAGATTTGGGACACAGCGGGGCAAGAGCGCTTCCGTAGCGTCACACACGCGTATTACAGAGACGCGCATGGTAAATATTAcaagaaaaacattattattacatactaaaatgtaaaattatttataataataaataaatagcttatCTTTATTTCACATCAACATGTTTTATTAAGCGCGTTGTGACTACTAGCGCCATCTCTGTCTATATCATGACATCATTTGGTAAAATTAGTATGTAGCAAGTTCGTTGGCAAAGTTCATGATTCTTGTcgtttaataacaatataacattactactgttttattaatatgactTCATTTAGTAATCCAGTGAACTGAAGATGCTATTTGAAGCGATAGTGACCTACTAGGCCTAACTTACTCGTAAAAGCGTAAAATTACAATAACCGCGCGTATAACCATATCATGTTACAGTCAAactataaaggttttttttttttcttaaaatttaaatgtgtaGATAACAATGTTTTATTGGAAACAAGAAAAGTGAGGT
The Pararge aegeria chromosome 6, ilParAegt1.1, whole genome shotgun sequence genome window above contains:
- the LOC120624634 gene encoding ras-related protein Rab-37 isoform X2; this translates as MWNPNLDNRQMEKRVVVGRVRPTWARNLPEVRDDDDKSEDLGAMPHSDPPSPSEHWDQHGKPDEKYDVFGKVMLLGDSGVGKTCMLVRFRDGTFLAGNYISTVGIDFRNKVVTVDGIKVKLQIWDTAGQERFRSVTHAYYRDAHALLLLYDVTNKTSFDNIRAWLGEIREYAQDDVVIMLLGNKSDSGLERAVRREEGQRLAREYQVAFMETSAKTGLNVEAAFAHVARALIAKANPVDPSRLAVRAHPTQEQRSSCPPCS